In one Trichosurus vulpecula isolate mTriVul1 chromosome 8, mTriVul1.pri, whole genome shotgun sequence genomic region, the following are encoded:
- the FCF1 gene encoding rRNA-processing protein FCF1 homolog — MGKQKKARKYATMKRMLSLRDERLKEKDRLKPKKKEKKDPSALKEREVPQHPSCLFFQYNTQLGPPYYILVDTNFINFSIKAKLDLVQSMMDCLYAKCIPCITDCVMAEIEKLGQKYRVALRIAKDPRFERLPCSHKGTYADDCLVQRVTQHKCYIVATVDRDLKRRIRKIPGVPIMYISNHRYNIERMPDDYGAPRL; from the exons ATG GGGAAACAAAAGAAAGCGAGGAAATACGCGACCATGAAGCGAATGCTTAGTTTACGAGATGAGAGATT aaaagaaaaagatcgattaaaaccaaaaaagaaagagaagaaagatccCAGTGCTCTCAAAGAAAGAGAAGT TCCCCAGCACCCATCCTGCTTGTTCTTCCAGTATAATACACAGTTGGGACCACCTTACTACATCTTGGTTGATACCAACTTTATCAACTTCTCCATCAAAGCCAAGTTGGATTTAGTGCAGTCAATGATGGATTGTCTGTATGCCAAGT GCATTCCCTGCATAACTGACTGTGTAATGGCTGAAATTGAAAAACTGGGACAGAAGTACCGAGTAGCCCTGAG GATTGCCAAGGACCCACGATTTGAACGATTGCCATGCTCGCACAAAGGAACATACGCAGATGATTGCTTGGTCCAGAGAGTCACTCAG CACAAGTGTTACATTGTGGCTACAGTTGATCGAGACCTTAAGCGAAGAATCCGGAAGATCCCTGGAGTTCCCATCATGTACATTTCTAACCATAG GTATAACATCGAGAGAATGCCAGATGATTATGGAGCCCCTCGATTGTAA